One Bradyrhizobium sp. CCGB12 genomic window carries:
- a CDS encoding energy-coupling factor transporter transmembrane protein EcfT yields MITDGLAPQTWLHRVPAGVKLAGLALLTVLLLPVGDWRIMAGVLALIAMVYAGFGRAGMARLSLLRPLLPLLVVVGGVQTASGGWNAGAVVAMRLLAMLLLADLVSMTITMSALMEVMAPAFRVLRPLGVNPRKMALAVALVLRFVPVLLTRWRAREEAWKARTHRRVPLRLVAAFVADILQLADRVAEALDARGFDRSAADRHSPRL; encoded by the coding sequence ATGATCACCGACGGCCTCGCACCACAGACCTGGTTGCACCGCGTACCGGCCGGCGTCAAACTTGCGGGCCTTGCCCTGCTCACTGTGCTTCTTCTGCCGGTCGGCGACTGGAGAATTATGGCGGGCGTATTGGCGTTGATTGCCATGGTCTATGCCGGCTTTGGCCGCGCCGGCATGGCGCGCCTCAGCTTGCTGCGACCATTGTTGCCGCTGCTTGTGGTCGTCGGCGGTGTGCAGACCGCATCGGGTGGTTGGAATGCCGGCGCTGTCGTCGCCATGCGGCTGCTGGCCATGCTTCTGCTCGCCGATCTTGTCAGCATGACCATCACGATGAGCGCGCTGATGGAAGTAATGGCACCAGCGTTCCGCGTGCTGCGCCCGCTTGGCGTCAATCCGCGCAAGATGGCGCTCGCCGTCGCGCTTGTTCTGCGTTTTGTGCCGGTCCTGCTGACGCGGTGGCGTGCCCGCGAGGAGGCCTGGAAGGCGCGCACGCACCGGCGCGTTCCGCTTCGACTGGTGGCCGCTTTCGTCGCCGACATTCTGCAGCTTGCCGACCGTGTCGCGGAAGCGCTCGATGCACGCGGTTTTGACCGGTCCGCCGCCGATCGTCACTCACCCCGGTTGTAG
- a CDS encoding DUF1330 domain-containing protein, producing MSSFFIFDNRQTLDQAAIDAYVARAPATVAAFGGVYRSIYGKMWVVEGDYRPLLPIIIEFPSFEQAKAWYESDMYQELKQLRVNAQVGTGYLVEGLPKLPWYAKLLAKLGIGGPPKR from the coding sequence ATGAGCAGCTTCTTTATTTTCGATAACCGCCAGACGCTCGATCAGGCAGCAATCGACGCCTACGTTGCAAGGGCGCCGGCGACTGTCGCTGCGTTCGGTGGAGTGTACCGTTCGATCTATGGGAAGATGTGGGTAGTCGAGGGGGACTATCGCCCCCTTCTACCGATCATCATCGAGTTTCCTTCGTTTGAGCAGGCAAAGGCCTGGTACGAGTCCGACATGTACCAGGAGCTCAAACAGCTGCGCGTCAACGCACAGGTCGGTACCGGCTATCTGGTGGAAGGCTTGCCTAAACTACCTTGGTACGCAAAGCTGTTGGCCAAGCTGGGTATCGGCGGTCCCCCTAAGCGCTGA
- a CDS encoding VOC family protein: MNFAIQKLNHFAYRCRDAGETRAFYEDLLGLPLAHVIKQDYVPSTNEYCPYVHIFFRMADGSYIAFFDLGDGKATKPDPETPAWVNHIALQVNSIEEILAAKARLEAAGVQVLGVTDHEIIQSIYFFDPNGLRVELTAWSATEDEMAEKAKEAHAELAAWVNRHDVSSASSAA; encoded by the coding sequence ATGAACTTTGCGATCCAGAAACTCAATCATTTCGCCTACCGTTGCCGCGACGCCGGAGAGACCCGCGCGTTCTATGAGGACCTGCTAGGCTTGCCCTTGGCGCACGTGATCAAGCAGGACTATGTACCAAGCACTAACGAATATTGCCCCTACGTGCACATCTTCTTTCGCATGGCGGACGGGTCCTACATCGCCTTCTTTGACTTGGGCGATGGAAAGGCAACCAAGCCCGATCCCGAAACCCCGGCGTGGGTCAATCATATCGCGCTCCAAGTCAACAGCATCGAGGAGATTCTAGCGGCGAAGGCCAGACTAGAGGCGGCGGGTGTTCAGGTGCTGGGGGTGACCGATCACGAGATCATCCAGTCGATCTACTTCTTCGATCCGAACGGACTGCGGGTCGAGCTCACCGCCTGGTCCGCAACCGAGGACGAGATGGCGGAGAAGGCCAAGGAAGCCCACGCAGAATTGGCAGCGTGGGTCAATCGCCATGACGTTAGCTCGGCATCGTCCGCCGCTTGA
- a CDS encoding energy-coupling factor ABC transporter ATP-binding protein: MIEAVRREAPPVGRPHFRGAAERIIFEEVQFRRADRQVLAISGLCLAERRIGLIGDNGSGKSTMLRLMNGLLLPTRGRVEVEGLDTVRHRKDLPAQVGFLFQNPDHQLIFPTVAEEVAFGPAERGMPTPQARQQAMALLERHGCAQWADRNVNELSGGQKQLVCILALLAMEPSILLMDEPFASLDLPTRLVLYRRIMALPQRVVMASHDFELLAEFDRIIWLDAGHIRLDGRPAEVLPAYRAHATIVGAGDALTS; this comes from the coding sequence TTGATTGAAGCTGTCCGACGCGAAGCGCCTCCGGTAGGCCGTCCTCACTTTCGTGGGGCGGCTGAACGGATCATCTTCGAAGAAGTGCAGTTTCGGCGCGCGGACCGTCAGGTGCTTGCCATTTCCGGGCTTTGCCTGGCTGAGCGCCGGATCGGCCTGATTGGTGACAATGGATCAGGCAAGAGCACGATGTTGCGGCTGATGAACGGGTTGCTCCTGCCGACTCGCGGGCGCGTCGAGGTAGAGGGGCTCGATACGGTACGACATCGCAAAGACCTTCCGGCACAGGTCGGCTTTCTGTTTCAGAACCCCGACCACCAGCTCATCTTCCCCACGGTTGCCGAGGAGGTCGCTTTCGGTCCGGCAGAGCGCGGCATGCCGACCCCGCAGGCGCGGCAGCAGGCGATGGCGCTGTTGGAGCGGCACGGCTGCGCCCAATGGGCAGACCGCAACGTCAACGAACTGTCTGGCGGCCAGAAGCAGCTGGTCTGCATACTGGCGCTGCTCGCGATGGAGCCGTCGATCCTGTTGATGGATGAGCCGTTCGCCAGTCTCGACTTGCCGACACGATTAGTTCTGTACCGCAGGATCATGGCGCTTCCGCAGCGGGTCGTGATGGCGTCTCATGATTTCGAACTGCTCGCGGAGTTCGACCGCATCATCTGGCTGGATGCGGGCCACATCCGCCTCGATGGCCGACCCGCCGAAGTGCTGCCTGCCTACCGGGCCCATGCAACGATCGTAGGGGCAGGGGACGCTCTGACGTCATGA
- a CDS encoding biotin transporter BioY has product MESRAIVRIALLAAVIAALGMVPSIVLPIAMGVPITAQTLGVMLAGIILGPRHGALAVLLFLFVVLLGAPLLSGGRGGLGVLFGPSVGFLLGWVPAAFVSGLVMERLRSLPVFTAALVAAITGGIVVEYACGILGLMAMARMSLPQALAATAVFVPGDLLKALATAFVAEASHRSYPAAIVSRS; this is encoded by the coding sequence GTGGAGTCCCGCGCTATCGTTCGTATCGCCCTGCTGGCCGCCGTCATCGCAGCGCTTGGCATGGTGCCCAGCATCGTCTTGCCAATCGCCATGGGTGTGCCGATCACGGCCCAGACGCTGGGCGTCATGCTGGCCGGGATTATCCTCGGCCCGCGCCATGGCGCGCTGGCGGTGCTGCTGTTTCTGTTCGTGGTGCTGCTCGGAGCGCCGCTGCTATCGGGCGGACGCGGCGGGCTCGGCGTGCTTTTCGGGCCGTCGGTTGGCTTCCTGCTGGGCTGGGTTCCCGCTGCCTTTGTGTCGGGCCTTGTGATGGAGCGGCTGAGGTCCTTGCCGGTATTCACGGCGGCGCTCGTTGCCGCGATCACGGGCGGCATCGTGGTGGAATATGCCTGCGGCATTCTCGGCCTGATGGCGATGGCAAGGATGAGTCTGCCGCAGGCCTTGGCTGCAACCGCGGTGTTCGTGCCGGGCGATCTCTTGAAGGCGCTGGCCACTGCCTTTGTCGCGGAGGCGTCGCACCGGAGCTATCCGGCTGCAATCGTCAGCCGTTCATGA
- the panB gene encoding 3-methyl-2-oxobutanoate hydroxymethyltransferase: MSHTSEAKRERVTLPRLQRWKEEGRRLVMTTAYDAVTARIADPIVDMLLVGDSVGNVCLGFDNTLPVSIAMMNHHLEAVARAKPQALLVADMPFLSFHLSPDDTIRNAGGFLQRGADAIKLEGGSKRVEMIRALVECEIPVMGHLGLTPQSVNAMGGFKVQGRKADDALRLLDDAHRLQEAGCFALVLEGIPAELAARATETLTIPTIGIGAGPSCSGQVLVFHDVLGLIEGHVPKFVRTYADGFRVLQEALSRWVADVRNGTFPAPQESYRLPEGIGETIANWAPSNRTRCEA; the protein is encoded by the coding sequence ATGAGCCACACCTCAGAGGCCAAACGCGAGCGAGTCACGCTTCCAAGGCTGCAACGGTGGAAGGAGGAGGGGCGGCGGCTCGTGATGACGACCGCCTATGATGCGGTCACCGCACGTATTGCGGATCCTATCGTGGATATGCTCCTTGTCGGAGACAGCGTCGGCAACGTCTGCCTCGGATTTGACAATACGCTGCCGGTTAGCATCGCGATGATGAATCACCATCTCGAGGCGGTTGCGCGCGCAAAACCTCAAGCCTTGCTCGTGGCCGATATGCCATTTCTGAGCTTTCACCTCAGTCCAGATGACACAATACGCAACGCCGGAGGCTTCTTGCAGCGTGGCGCTGACGCCATCAAGCTCGAGGGCGGATCCAAACGTGTCGAAATGATACGTGCGCTGGTCGAGTGTGAGATTCCGGTGATGGGTCATCTCGGCTTGACCCCGCAGAGCGTCAATGCAATGGGTGGATTCAAGGTGCAGGGCCGCAAGGCCGATGACGCCTTGCGCCTGCTCGACGACGCCCATCGCCTGCAGGAGGCGGGCTGCTTCGCTCTGGTCCTGGAAGGCATCCCGGCCGAGCTCGCTGCGCGAGCGACGGAAACGCTGACTATACCTACCATCGGGATTGGTGCAGGTCCTAGTTGCTCGGGGCAGGTATTGGTGTTCCACGACGTGCTTGGCTTGATTGAAGGTCATGTCCCAAAATTCGTTCGTACCTACGCCGACGGCTTTCGGGTGTTGCAGGAGGCGCTGTCGCGTTGGGTTGCCGATGTCCGCAACGGTACATTCCCGGCACCGCAAGAGTCCTATCGGCTTCCCGAAGGCATCGGTGAGACGATCGCAAACTGGGCGCCTTCCAATCGAACCCGATGTGAAGCGTAA
- a CDS encoding thiolase family protein produces the protein MSAAYLVAARRTAVAPRGGAFKAVEVDELGAAPIRAVLADTGIAPEAIDDVIFGNALYGGGNPARLAALRAGLSDHVPALTIDSQCCGGLDAIMLAAERILSGRADAVIAGGVESFSRAPLRARRPRHADEAPQPYDRPPFAPWPERDPDMIAAAATLAERFGISRARQDEYAIGSHCKALQNPPGAAEIVPLADLSHDAFPRALEGTMCARLAPLAGDAVFGVTRATVAVEADAAAALLVVSEAMARRLNGRRPIRIVSATRRGGDPAIPGRAPIAAAESLLAAERIAPARIAVAEVMEAFAAQAITCVEGIGVPEASLNRGGGGLARGHPIGASGAILAVRLWHEMQSEASGAIGLAAIAAAGGLGSALLATV, from the coding sequence ATGAGCGCCGCATATCTCGTCGCCGCACGCCGGACGGCGGTCGCCCCTCGGGGCGGCGCATTCAAGGCGGTGGAGGTCGACGAACTCGGCGCGGCGCCAATTCGGGCCGTGCTGGCCGACACCGGCATCGCGCCGGAGGCGATCGACGACGTCATCTTCGGCAACGCATTGTACGGCGGCGGAAACCCGGCACGGCTCGCCGCGCTGCGGGCAGGTCTTTCGGATCACGTGCCGGCGCTGACCATCGATAGCCAATGCTGCGGCGGCCTCGACGCGATCATGCTCGCCGCCGAGCGTATCTTGAGCGGACGAGCAGACGCCGTCATAGCTGGCGGTGTCGAGAGCTTTAGCCGTGCGCCGTTGCGCGCGCGGCGGCCGCGCCATGCCGACGAGGCGCCGCAGCCCTACGACCGTCCTCCGTTCGCGCCATGGCCGGAGCGGGACCCTGATATGATTGCCGCTGCCGCGACGCTGGCCGAAAGGTTCGGCATTTCGCGCGCACGGCAGGATGAATATGCGATCGGAAGCCATTGCAAGGCGCTGCAAAATCCTCCTGGCGCGGCGGAGATCGTGCCGCTCGCCGACCTGTCGCACGATGCCTTTCCCCGCGCCCTGGAGGGGACCATGTGTGCGCGCCTTGCGCCCCTCGCGGGCGACGCAGTGTTCGGCGTTACGCGTGCGACGGTGGCGGTCGAAGCCGACGCGGCGGCAGCGCTGCTGGTGGTTTCCGAGGCGATGGCCCGGCGGCTCAACGGGAGGCGGCCTATACGGATTGTGTCGGCGACCCGTCGCGGCGGCGACCCAGCGATACCCGGCAGAGCACCGATTGCCGCGGCTGAGAGCCTCCTTGCGGCGGAGCGAATCGCGCCGGCACGGATTGCAGTGGCCGAGGTCATGGAGGCCTTTGCCGCCCAGGCGATCACCTGTGTTGAAGGCATTGGCGTGCCGGAGGCTTCGCTCAATCGTGGCGGCGGCGGACTCGCGCGGGGGCATCCGATCGGTGCATCCGGTGCGATCCTGGCCGTGCGCCTCTGGCACGAAATGCAATCGGAAGCATCCGGCGCGATCGGGCTGGCGGCGATCGCGGCTGCGGGCGGGCTCGGCAGCGCGCTACTGGCGACGGTCTGA
- the panD gene encoding aspartate 1-decarboxylase: MRKVLAAKLHGIHVTEANLHYHGSITLDPDQCHEAGILPMEFVEIWNKNSGARISTYVIFGEAGSRCCVLNGAAARTCQVGDQIIVCSSTYVDGVEIVRLKPRILAFDRNNHIIDRMTYSVTRDGAERYCFEIVGEAGDVKPIPLRSAESN, from the coding sequence ATGAGAAAAGTGCTGGCCGCAAAACTGCACGGCATCCACGTTACGGAGGCCAATCTTCACTATCACGGTTCGATCACGCTCGATCCGGATCAGTGCCATGAGGCAGGGATTCTGCCGATGGAATTCGTGGAGATCTGGAACAAGAACTCCGGGGCGCGAATTTCGACCTATGTAATTTTTGGGGAGGCCGGCTCGCGTTGTTGTGTCCTCAACGGTGCTGCCGCACGCACCTGCCAGGTCGGCGACCAGATTATCGTCTGCAGTTCGACGTACGTGGATGGGGTGGAAATCGTTCGGTTAAAACCAAGAATTCTGGCCTTCGATCGCAACAACCACATCATCGATCGCATGACCTATTCCGTTACTCGGGATGGTGCCGAGCGTTATTGCTTCGAGATAGTAGGTGAGGCGGGCGACGTGAAACCTATACCGCTTCGATCCGCGGAATCGAACTAA
- a CDS encoding TetR/AcrR family transcriptional regulator translates to MSSKPRIKQPEVNRRRLLDSAVAIAAKDGLTSLSIQSVAVAAGITKGGLFHHFASKQALLEAMFVDLLERLDAAIDGCIEPDESAIGRFTRAYVRLIFADRHRAMDATCAGLSAALVADAQLKQLWIDWLEQRLARHRQTDSGETLAIVRLAADGVWFTGSGQSEVAALEERLIAMTYGENLTTENKRSDRKGNT, encoded by the coding sequence ATGAGTTCGAAGCCGCGCATAAAGCAGCCCGAAGTGAACCGTCGACGCTTGCTCGACAGTGCAGTTGCGATCGCGGCCAAGGATGGTCTGACGAGCCTATCGATCCAATCTGTGGCCGTTGCGGCAGGCATAACCAAGGGCGGACTGTTTCACCATTTCGCGTCGAAGCAGGCGTTGCTGGAGGCAATGTTCGTCGACCTGCTGGAACGGCTTGATGCGGCGATCGACGGTTGCATCGAGCCGGACGAGAGCGCGATCGGTCGCTTCACGCGAGCATATGTGCGGTTGATCTTTGCGGACCGCCACAGAGCGATGGACGCGACATGCGCGGGCCTTTCCGCAGCCTTGGTGGCGGACGCTCAACTAAAGCAGCTATGGATCGATTGGCTTGAACAGCGTCTGGCGCGTCATCGCCAGACGGACAGCGGAGAGACATTGGCGATTGTCCGGTTGGCTGCAGATGGCGTTTGGTTCACCGGTAGTGGACAGTCAGAGGTCGCGGCTCTCGAAGAGCGCTTGATTGCCATGACCTACGGCGAAAATCTCACCACCGAAAATAAACGCTCTGATCGAAAGGGTAATACATGA
- the panC gene encoding pantoate--beta-alanine ligase: protein MQTITTVGELRRALAEARRADKRVGFVPTMGFLHDGHLALIEASRAQCDVTVVSIFVNPTQFGPNEDLSTYPRDFQRDEKLCRDAGVAIVFAPTAKEIYPPQFETFVEPGELAKPLCGVFRPGHFRGVATVVSKLFNMVQPDAAFFGQKDFQQCAVVRRMAVDLNLPIAIVTVPTVRETDCLAMSSRNRYLSEEDRGRALAISRGLFAAAEAFGLGERNVDKLIAIARGHLETVDRLQYLELVDGDTLKPAVSPLRRPAALCVAAYVGSTRLIDNVILQPTP, encoded by the coding sequence ATGCAGACAATCACGACGGTCGGCGAGCTTCGCCGCGCTCTCGCAGAGGCTCGCAGAGCCGACAAACGTGTCGGATTTGTGCCGACAATGGGCTTTCTGCACGATGGCCACCTGGCGCTGATCGAGGCCAGCCGGGCGCAATGCGACGTCACCGTGGTTAGTATCTTCGTCAATCCCACTCAGTTCGGGCCAAACGAGGACCTCAGCACGTATCCGCGTGACTTCCAGCGCGATGAAAAACTGTGCCGCGATGCCGGTGTAGCGATCGTCTTCGCGCCCACCGCCAAGGAAATCTATCCTCCTCAATTCGAGACGTTCGTTGAACCGGGCGAGCTCGCGAAACCGCTCTGCGGCGTTTTCAGGCCGGGGCATTTTCGTGGGGTCGCGACGGTCGTAAGCAAGCTGTTCAACATGGTGCAGCCCGACGCCGCGTTCTTCGGGCAAAAGGACTTTCAGCAGTGCGCGGTCGTGCGTCGCATGGCCGTCGATCTGAATCTGCCAATCGCGATCGTGACCGTGCCGACCGTTCGGGAAACGGACTGTCTCGCAATGAGCAGCCGCAACCGGTATCTCAGCGAGGAAGACCGGGGACGGGCCCTCGCGATCAGTCGTGGACTGTTCGCCGCAGCGGAGGCGTTCGGCTTGGGAGAGCGGAACGTGGACAAGCTGATTGCAATCGCCAGGGGGCATTTGGAAACGGTTGATCGGCTGCAATACCTTGAGCTTGTCGACGGTGACACGCTCAAGCCTGCTGTAAGTCCGCTACGCCGCCCCGCGGCACTGTGCGTGGCGGCCTATGTCGGCTCGACGCGGCTTATCGACAACGTGATACTTCAGCCAACTCCGTAG
- a CDS encoding AMP-binding protein, with protein sequence MTMASTITATLSRHARETPDRLAVVCDNHAVSWKELDQAANRLAGHLAKVVPVGRGVALHLPNGPALVLLFLAACRAGREAQILDPSWPTETARLAITALAAGIVVSGDATLAEDTEVFAVVDPHGPFESVADAIGAGPSPAAIAEPDPLTPFYVGFTSGSTGMPKGYRRHHQSWIESFRAGDREFDIGAGDIVLAPGALTHSLFLYGLAHGLYVGATVILCRQFRPNLVNRLIALHQVSVIYGVPTQLEMMIEAAMRDGLPPFLNVRWMLSSGAKWQGRAVTELRRQFPAARFSEFYGASELSFVTVAKDDEDVPSDSVGRSFAAVNLTIRDHLGRCLPPGETGQVFVASPFLFMEYACGGETVLPRHGDAVSVGDIGMLDARGFLRLAGRASRMIITAGKNVHPEEIERVLEGHPAVAAAGVLGVVDERRGERLVALLRLGPDGRIASSSLISHARLSLPLYKIPRRFAVPPHWPMTSSGKTDFHALRWLWESGDCEVLQ encoded by the coding sequence ATGACCATGGCTTCCACGATCACTGCAACGCTGTCGCGGCATGCCCGCGAGACGCCGGACAGGCTGGCCGTCGTTTGCGACAACCATGCAGTGAGTTGGAAAGAGCTCGATCAGGCCGCGAACCGTCTTGCCGGACATTTGGCGAAGGTGGTGCCAGTGGGCCGCGGCGTCGCCCTGCATCTGCCGAACGGGCCGGCGCTTGTGCTGCTGTTTCTTGCAGCCTGCCGCGCGGGTCGGGAAGCGCAAATTCTCGATCCCTCTTGGCCGACGGAGACGGCGCGGCTTGCGATCACGGCGCTGGCGGCGGGGATCGTCGTGAGTGGCGATGCAACATTGGCCGAGGACACGGAGGTGTTCGCGGTTGTCGATCCTCACGGCCCGTTCGAGTCCGTCGCGGACGCCATTGGCGCCGGTCCGTCGCCCGCGGCGATCGCCGAGCCCGATCCGCTGACGCCGTTCTATGTCGGCTTCACCTCGGGATCGACCGGAATGCCGAAAGGATATCGCCGCCACCATCAATCGTGGATCGAGAGTTTTCGGGCGGGGGACCGCGAATTCGACATCGGCGCCGGCGACATCGTGCTCGCACCGGGCGCGCTGACGCATTCCCTATTCCTCTACGGCCTTGCGCATGGGCTCTATGTCGGAGCAACCGTCATTCTGTGCCGTCAGTTCCGGCCGAATCTCGTCAACCGCCTGATCGCGCTCCACCAGGTAAGCGTAATTTACGGCGTGCCGACCCAGCTCGAAATGATGATAGAGGCCGCCATGCGCGATGGCCTGCCGCCGTTCCTAAACGTGCGGTGGATGTTGTCGTCAGGTGCCAAATGGCAAGGTCGCGCGGTGACCGAACTGCGACGGCAATTTCCCGCGGCCCGCTTTTCCGAGTTCTACGGCGCCTCCGAGCTGAGCTTCGTGACCGTAGCGAAGGACGACGAGGACGTCCCATCGGACTCCGTCGGGCGCTCGTTCGCAGCCGTCAATCTCACTATTCGCGACCATCTCGGGCGTTGCCTTCCGCCTGGAGAGACCGGTCAAGTGTTTGTGGCAAGTCCTTTCCTCTTCATGGAGTATGCCTGCGGAGGCGAAACGGTGCTGCCACGTCATGGTGATGCGGTGTCGGTCGGTGACATCGGCATGCTCGACGCGCGCGGCTTCCTGAGGCTCGCCGGCCGTGCCAGCCGCATGATCATTACGGCGGGCAAGAACGTGCATCCGGAAGAGATCGAGCGTGTGCTTGAGGGGCATCCCGCTGTGGCCGCGGCTGGGGTTCTTGGCGTCGTCGACGAACGTCGGGGCGAGCGGCTGGTGGCTTTGCTCAGGCTGGGCCCGGATGGGCGCATAGCGTCTTCCAGTCTGATCAGCCATGCCCGCCTGAGCCTGCCGCTCTACAAGATCCCGCGCCGGTTTGCCGTGCCACCGCACTGGCCAATGACCTCGTCCGGCAAGACCGATTTCCATGCGCTGCGCTGGCTCTGGGAATCCGGCGACTGCGAGGTGCTGCAATGA
- a CDS encoding ABC transporter substrate-binding protein produces MLRSFSWLAVAITQFVALPALAQISDDMVRIGVLNDQSGQFAEMAGKGSIIAARLAAADFGGTVHGKPIEIIAADHQNKPDIGATIARRWFDTEKVDAIVDVPGSAIALAVQELARTKNRTLLLSGAASSDLTGKACSPLSSQWSDDSYAMSAGLANAIARDGGDSWFFITADYAFGHTLEKDASEAIAKNNGKVLGSVRHPFATADFASFLLQAQNSKAKVVALANTAGDTINALKQASEFGLMQGGQKVVAMVLFVTDVHSIGLPLAQGTYLMTSFYWDQNDASRKFAKRFFEANGTMPTKEHAATYASVLHYLKAIDSVGTDEAGAVNKRMRELPVDYFGHAGHIQPNGRAVYEVMLYRVKSPQDSKYPWDYFKPVQAVPNELIYRSPDAAGCTTAR; encoded by the coding sequence GTGCTGCGCTCATTCAGTTGGCTTGCGGTGGCAATCACGCAATTCGTGGCGTTGCCGGCTCTGGCTCAAATTTCCGACGACATGGTCCGGATCGGCGTCCTGAACGACCAGTCTGGTCAGTTCGCCGAGATGGCTGGGAAAGGATCCATCATCGCCGCGCGCCTCGCGGCCGCTGATTTTGGTGGTACAGTCCATGGAAAGCCGATCGAGATCATTGCAGCCGATCATCAGAACAAGCCTGACATTGGTGCGACCATCGCACGGCGCTGGTTTGATACTGAAAAGGTTGATGCGATCGTCGACGTTCCGGGATCGGCTATCGCGTTAGCCGTCCAAGAGCTCGCTCGAACAAAGAACCGTACGCTGCTGCTCTCCGGTGCAGCTTCGTCGGATCTGACTGGTAAAGCCTGCTCTCCGCTCAGCAGCCAATGGTCGGACGACAGCTATGCCATGTCGGCAGGCCTTGCCAACGCAATCGCGCGCGATGGGGGTGACAGCTGGTTTTTCATCACCGCCGACTACGCTTTCGGTCACACGCTGGAAAAAGATGCCAGCGAGGCGATCGCGAAAAACAATGGCAAGGTCCTTGGTAGCGTCCGCCATCCGTTCGCAACCGCTGACTTTGCATCATTTCTGCTCCAGGCGCAGAACTCGAAAGCCAAGGTCGTGGCGCTCGCCAACACCGCGGGCGATACAATCAATGCTCTCAAACAAGCCAGCGAGTTTGGTCTCATGCAGGGGGGACAGAAGGTCGTCGCCATGGTCTTGTTCGTGACGGACGTCCACAGCATTGGTCTGCCCCTCGCCCAGGGTACCTACTTGATGACCTCGTTCTATTGGGATCAGAACGACGCATCACGAAAGTTTGCGAAGCGCTTCTTCGAAGCCAACGGCACCATGCCAACCAAGGAGCATGCCGCCACCTACGCATCCGTCCTGCACTATCTGAAAGCGATTGACAGCGTCGGGACGGACGAAGCCGGTGCCGTGAACAAGCGCATGCGTGAGCTACCTGTCGACTACTTCGGGCACGCCGGACACATTCAACCGAATGGTCGAGCCGTGTACGAAGTGATGCTCTATCGCGTGAAGTCACCCCAAGACTCCAAGTACCCCTGGGATTACTTCAAACCGGTACAGGCTGTACCCAATGAACTTATTTACCGCAGCCCGGACGCAGCTGGTTGTACAACTGCGCGGTGA
- a CDS encoding MaoC/PaaZ C-terminal domain-containing protein — protein MIQMPPDFESSTQAIPLRVARAIDLAPFVGTELAPGRWRSVTQDEVNRFVALTGDRNWVHTDAERAKRELNGGMTIVPGQMLLALVPALLQEAYVVAGAAQSRAAALRAVRFRYPVRPGDGFRLQARLTLVQQRPRFVQVDASCDLELNSGQRVLTSQRTDVFFG, from the coding sequence ATGATTCAAATGCCGCCGGACTTCGAATCTTCGACGCAGGCGATCCCACTTCGCGTCGCGCGGGCGATCGATCTGGCTCCCTTCGTCGGCACTGAACTCGCCCCTGGGCGCTGGCGATCGGTGACGCAGGATGAGGTCAATCGCTTCGTCGCGCTGACTGGTGACCGGAACTGGGTTCATACCGATGCGGAGCGCGCCAAGCGTGAACTGAATGGAGGTATGACGATCGTGCCCGGCCAAATGCTCCTAGCGCTCGTGCCAGCGCTCTTGCAGGAGGCATATGTAGTCGCGGGGGCCGCACAAAGCCGAGCGGCAGCTCTTCGCGCGGTTCGGTTTCGTTACCCGGTGCGTCCAGGCGACGGGTTTCGCCTCCAGGCGCGACTGACCCTCGTACAGCAGCGACCACGTTTCGTGCAGGTGGACGCATCATGCGATCTCGAACTGAACTCGGGACAACGCGTACTGACATCACAGCGCACAGACGTCTTTTTCGGCTGA